In one Gracilinanus agilis isolate LMUSP501 chromosome 6, AgileGrace, whole genome shotgun sequence genomic region, the following are encoded:
- the LOC123252710 gene encoding olfactory receptor 5B2-like, translating to MTFMENKSEVNEFILVGLTDAPELQIPLFIMFALIYLTTLVGNVGIVTLISWDSCLHTPMYFFLCNLSLVDFGYSSTIIPKVMTGLLRGNKIIYYNGCATQLFFAAAFATIESYILAFMAYDRHAAVCRPLHYTTTMTSKTCAYLASGGHIWGFLTSSIFIGNIFSLSFCRSNVIHHFFCDIPPLLVLSCSEVHTTESIIFILGSFNAFFPFLVIFTSYLLIFITVLKIRSAEGRQKAFSTCASHLTVVFIFYGTIIFMYFRPSSSHSMDSDKMVSVFYTMIIPMLNPLIYSLRNKEVKNAFRKAVRGQQLQLNHPFY from the coding sequence ATGACATTTATGGAGAATAAATCTGAAGTGAATGAGTTCATCCTTGTAGGATTAACAGATGCCCCAGAGCTTCAGATTCCTCTCTTCATAATGTTTGCCCTCATCTACCTAACCACCCTGGTAGGGAATGTGGGGATAGTAACACTTATTTCCTGGGATTCCTGCCTCCACACACCCATGTACTTTTTCCTCTGTAACCTCTCCCTGGTGGATTTTGGCTACTCTTCAACTATTATTCCCAAGGTGATGACTGGACTCCTCAGAGGGAACAAGATTATTTATTATAATGGATGTGCTACCCAGTTGTTCTTTGCTGCTGCCTTTGCAACTATTGAAAGTTACATCTTAGCCTTCATGGCCTATGATCGTCATGCAGCTGTGTGTAGGCCTCTACATTATACCACTACCATGACTTCAAAAACGTGTGCATATCTGGCCAGTGGGGGTCACATATGGGGTTTTCTGACCTCCTCCATCTTCATAGGAAATATTTTTAGTCTTTCCTTCTGTAGGTCCAATGTAATCCATCACTTTTTCTGTGATATTCCCCCTCTTTTAGTTCTCTCTTGCTCAGAAGTTCATACCACTGAGTCAATAATCTTTATTTTGGGATCATTCAAtgcttttttcccatttcttgtcatttttacctCTTATTTGTTAATCTTTATCACTGTCCTGAAGATCCGTTCTGCTGAAGGCCGCCAGAAAGCTTTCTCCACTTGTGCTTCCCATCTCACAGTAGTGTTCATATTTTATGGGACAATCATCTTCATGTACTTCCGACCCAGTTCAAGCCATTCAATGGACTCAGACAAAATGGTGTCAGTCTTCTACACAATGATCATCCCTATGTTGAATCCTCTTATTTATAGTCTGAGGAACAAAGAAGTCAAGAATGCTTTTAGGAAAGCGGTTAGGGGACAGCAACTTCAACTCAATCATCctttttattag